The sequence below is a genomic window from Natronorubrum halophilum.
GAAGCGACAGCTGCTCGAGCACGAAGGCGCGACGATTCCGGGGGCCCCGTAGCCGGTCGATTCGGTCCGTCGTTCCAGTTCGACTCCGAGATGGTTCGTGACGCTTTCGCCGAGTCGCCGTATCAGACGCGATGTCGCTCTTGGGTTGCCGCGCGCAACTCCTCGAGCCGGTCGACCGGTTCGACGTCGGCGAAGACGACCGCCGCGAAGACGGCTTCGCCGTCGGGCCGTGGCGCGTCGCCGCCGAGGATTCCCCTCCCGCCGATGGTCGACTCGAGGGTTCCGCGCCCCTCCGCGATCGCCCGTCGGTTGAGCCACGCCGGCGGCCCGCCGACGATCAACAGCGCGCGCTCGGCTGCGTCGCGCTCGCACTCGAGCGTGAGCGTATCGTGGATTCCCTTTCGGACCACGGTTTCGACGGCGCTGACCGCGCTGCTCGTCTCGACGTCGGGCTCCGTCGCGAAGAGACCGAGCCCGAACCGCGAGCCGCCCGTTTCGACCGGCTGTTCACCGTAGCCGAGGCTCACGACGGCCGTTTCGTTCCCCATCACCCGGCCGATATCGCTCGCGTCGATCACGGTCTCGGCGACGCTGTCGCCGGACGCGGCGCTAGCGGCGAAGACGGCCGTCACTCGCCTCGCCAGTTCGCGGTTGCAGCGGTCGCGACCGTCGACGAGTCCCTCACCCGTACGGAGCCACCGCTCGTTGTCGAAGGGAACGATCGCGCTCGCGAGGCCGTCGAGTCGCTCGAGCGTCTCGATCGCGTTGGCCGCCGCGTTCGGTCGCGACGGGCCGTTCGCCGTCTCGGAAGCGATCGCGGACCCGGATTCGCTCGAGCCACCGCCGTTTTCGGGTGGGGTGTCGGCACGTCCGGCTTCGGGGGCGCCGTCGACCGCCGGCTCGAACTCGCGGTCGGCCGGCAGCGTCGCGAGCACGTAGACTGGTTCGTCGTACCGTCGCTGTAACGTTGCGACCAGCGCCGGGACCGTCCCGCCGCCGGTCGCACCGCCGAGGCCGACCGCGACGAGAAACCCGTCCGCAGCCGCCGAGGCTCCGCGATCCAGCACCCGCTCGAGTTCGTCGACGTGCTCCTCGCCGACCTCGAGCCCTCGCTGTAACTCGCCGTCGAGACCGGCGTCGAGTCCGACGTCCTGCCCGTACTGATAGCGGTGGGATTCCGGGACGTCAGTGTATTTCGGCAGCGCTTCGCCGTCAGTATCGAACGCGAAGACGTCGGCGACGAACGAGCGGTCCGCCGGCTCGGCGGCCCGAATCGCGTCGACGATCTGACAGCCCGCGCCGCCGATACCGATCACCTCGAGTTGCATACTGCTGTTATCACCCGCCGGGACTTTCACGGTTGCGCTCACGATCGTCGCGTTCGGTTCGCGGCCGCGACTGGATCGCGGTGCTCGAAACGACGGTCAGCGGACGAACGGCGTAGAAATAGCAGACTCAGGGCGTCAGCCGCTCGAGCGACCACCAGTCGATCTCGCCAGCGTCGTCGACCAGTGCGAACACCATCGTCTTGCGCACGCCGTGGGCGAGTCGAACGTCCAGCGCGAGGTCGCGGGGCTCGAAGACGTAGCCGTCGGGATGGACCCGGACCAGCAACTCGGAGTGACCGAGATTTTCGACCGACTCCACCTCGGCGTAGGTCCGGAAGTCCGCGCCGAACTTGTAGCCCGTCTTGGGGACGACGTCGCGTTCGCGCAGGGTCGTGTAGACGGCGAGGCGTCGAACGAATCGCTCGCCTTCGACCTCGCGACCCCGTTCCCGGACCCTCTCCGGATCGAGATCGATCACCCCGCGTTCGGCGAGAGAAGCCGCCTCGAGCAGCGAACACTGGAGCGTGGGCTCGTCGTACTCCCGTCCCTCGAGCGGTTGGCCGTAGAACCCCCGCTCGTAGAGCTCCAGCGGGGGATCCCAGACGACGACGCGATCCGCCAGCAGATCGGCCTCGCAGCCGTCGGGAAGCGGTGCCGCCGAGGAGCCCGACGGCTCCCGCCGGGAGACCTCGAAGTAGGTAATTTCGCTTTCCTCGTCGACGACCGCGAGGACGCCATCCCGGAGTTCGTCGGCCGCCACGTCGGTTCGCTCGCTGATGACCCGCAACACGTAGGCAATTTCGCCGTCTCCGGGTCCCTTTCCGCGCGGGAATACGGCGAAGTCCGCTTTACCGCCGGGCGGGTCGGTGATCCACGGCTCCGCGGCCGGCGAGAGATAGAACCCGCGCGACCGGAGGTCGGCGTAGACGAGAAACCGGACGCCGAACTTCGTCCCGGGCTCTCGGGCCACGAACGACCGGAAATCGAGTCGTTCGCCGCTCGCGTCGACGATCGCCTCGAGGTCCCCCCGGTAGAGCAGGTGAGCCGCCTCGACGGGCGACAGTGCAATTTCGTTCCCCTCGAGCGGATAGCCGTAGCCTCGCGAATCGTGATAGCGCTGGCGCGCATCGTCCCCTACGCGGACGACGCCCGCCGCCTCGTCGAACCGCCCCTCGAGTGACATAGCCGGGTGTTGGCCGGCCGGGACTAAGTGGCTGCGGATCGATCCCGAGTCGAGTACACCGGATGCAGTTCGGAGACGAACGCGTCGAAAGCCCCTGGCACGCTCGACTCCCACGACTCGCTGTGGTCCTCGTCTCACTGCGTTCGACTGCGGTCCTTGCGTCGGCGGGGTTCGTCGACCGTGCCAGCCCCTTTCAGTCCCACCCACCGCAGCGCCGGCTGGTCGGGGTCTGTAGGGCGGTGGATGGGTCCACTGTGGAGCGCGTCGTTGGGTTAGTCTCCCATCGTTGATTCGGCCTCGAGCGTCCGGTCTACCACCTCGTCACATGTCACGTCGAGACAGCGGGTTCCGCTGGCGGTTTCGAAGGTGGGGAGGCCACAGCCGCACTCGCCGTCGACGATGCCGGTGGGGAGCGCGAAGCCGGTCTCGCAGTCGGGGTAGTGCTCGCAGCCGGTGATGAGCCCGCCGCGCCGGAGGATCCGGAGGTCGCCGCCACAGTTCGGTTCCGGACAGTTCCACTCGCGATCGAAGGCCTCGCGGACCGCCGCGTCCAGGGACTCACAGCCGCGGTCGAGGCAGACGTTAAAGGCGAGGCCGCGCTCGACGCGCATCCGCGGGAGGCCACAGTCACAGTCACACTGCTCGTCGCGGATCGTCGCGTCGGCCGGCACGCCGTAGCGATCGCCACAGCCGACGCAGTGGACGCCGCTCGAACGCACCAACGCAGCGCCGCAGTCCGGACACTGACCGATCGGCGTCCCGGCCGCCGAGGCCGGGTAGTGGGCGAACCCGTCCTGGTCGTGGGCGGCGATCCGCAGCGTCTGGGTGTCCTTTTTCGCGACGAGCGTGAAATCGTTCGCGCGATCGCTCGAGATGCTGTCGGCCCGCGTTAGCCACGCGACGGGCTGGTAGCCGTCGATATCGTGAACCAACACGGTGTTGTCGGGTTTGACGATTGTCGTCACCCGGCCGCGGTACTCCTCGCGGTCGGTGTCCTCGGCGATAACGGTACAGTCGCCCGCGAGCACGCGAATCGCATCGTCGATCATAGGCTATCTGGCCGCGCGTTCGTATTTAAACTCGAGGACGGTCGGAACGCGAACGCGGTTCGATTGCGGCTAGCCGTCGACCTCGTTTCCGTCCTCGAATGCCGTCTCGACGCCGCTAATCAGATTGCCAGCCGTCGTGCCACCCCTGTCGCGCCAGTGGACCTCGCCCGTCCCGTCGATGGCGATCGTCGTTGGGGTTCCGGTGACGCTGTAGAAGTCGAACAGCGCTCCTGGTTCGTCGATCCCGATCGTCCAGTAGCCGTCCTGTTCGACCCACCAGTCCGACAGCTCCGAGCGCGACGGCTGTGCGCCGGAACTCCCGTTGATGAGGGTCATGACGTGGACGGAGCCGTCGGGACCCACGTCGTGTGACGCCTCGAGACGGTCGTACGCCTCACCGACGCGTGACAGCATTCCTCGGCTGGTCGGACACGTGATCCGGATGAAGTTGATCAGTTGCACCTGTCCGGACGTTGGAACCTCGAACGTCCCGCCTTCGCTGCCCGGCGCGTCGACGGCGGTGACGTCGAACGGCGGGTCCCGCTGTACGCCCTCGTTCGCCTCCTCTTCCTCGTCATCCTCGAGACAGCCGCCGAGTATCGGTAGCGTCGCGACGCCGGCGATAACCGATCGTCGGTTCGTGGTCGCGGCCGTCCAGTGGCGCTTCACCATTGATTGCTCGGTCGGACGTAGACGCCGCGGCGTCAGGAGTGTTTCCCTTGTGTCCGGTCCGGCGACCGACGGACGAACCGCCTTTCGTAGCCTCGAGTGACGACCGCGATAGCAACTACATCGAGGACGGCGCGGGCACGTACCCGCCCCGGCGAACCGAGCGAATCGAGCGATTCGAGGAGGGACGTCTCGCTCGTGGATACCGTCCTGCCCATTCTGGCACAATACGTTTCACGCCACCGGACCTCTACCCGCGTATGGCCGACACTACTGTCGAAATCGTGTTGTTCGACGGCTTCGACGAACTGGACGCGATCGGTCCCTACGAAGTGTTCGAGAACGCCGCTCAGGCCGGTGCCTCCCTCGAGACGACCCTTGTGACCCTCGAGGAGACCGACATCGTGACCGCGAGTCACGACCTGCGCGTCGAATCACAGGGAACCCTCGGAGAGCCGGACGTCCTGCTCGTTCCCGGCGGCGGCTGGACGACGGCGAACGAGGGTGTCCGCGCGGCCGTCGAAGGCGGGGTGTTGCCGGACACCGTCGACGAGCGGTACACCGAGGGCGCGACGGTCGCGTCGGTCTGTACCGGCGCGATGGTACTCGCCGAAGCGGGCCTGCTCGAGGGCCGTCCCGCGGCGACCCACCCGGTCGCGGAGGACGATCTCGAGGCCCACGCCGCGAACGTGGTCGATAAGCGGGTCGTCGACGACGGCGACGTGTTGACCGCGGGCGGCGTCACCTCCGGCATCGATCTGGCCCTGTGGCTCGTCGAGCGCGAGTTCGGCGAGGACGTCTCGAGCGAGGTCAGCGAGGAGATGCAGTACGAGCGAAGCAACGTGTTCGGGTAGTCGTCGTATCGGTAACGGTCCGGGGATCGGCTGGGTGGGAGACAGTCGACCGCGTTGCTCTCGTTTCGAATGCGTGTGGAGTGTCTGCGCGACCGTTTCGGGTGCGTGTGGAGAGTCGGTGACTCGCTCGTACTGGCGTCGATGAGTTCCACGTCCTCCCCAGCCGATTCACTCGCTCTCTGCGTTCGCTCGCTCATCCCTCGCACGGGTTCGCGTCGCGTCTCGCGCTGCTCGCCGCGACACAGCGCGCGCCACCGCACGTGGTTCGGTCGGTTCGAAACGCTTCGACTGTCGTCCGAACCGGCGAACCCGATTGCTTCTTGCCAAACGGCTATCCGTGACGGCCGGGTAAGCCGGTCCATGAACGCAGTGCTGTTCGATATGGACGGCGTCCTCGTCAACAGTGAGGACTACTGGGTCGAGTTCGAGCGCGAAGAGATCCTTCCCTGGGTCGTCCCGGATCAGGACGTCGACGTCGCCGAAGTGAGCGGGATGAACTTCCGCGAGATCTACGACTACCTCGAGGCCGAGTACGAGACGGCCGTCTCCCGCGAGGCGTACGTCGAGCGGTTCTCGGCCGCCGCCGAGGAGCTCTACACCGAGCGCGTCGACCTGCTCGACGGAGCCCACGACTTGCTCGAGCGACTGGACGACGAGGGCGTTCCGACCGCAGTCGTCTCCTCCTCGCCTCACCAGTGGATCGGCTGGGTCGTCGAGCGCTTCGATCTCGAGGGCGAGTTCGACCACGTCATCAGCGCCGACGACATCGACGCGGCGAGCAAGCCGGAACCCGACGTCTTCGAGTACGCGGCCGACGAGGTCGGCGTCCCGGCCGCGGAGTGCGTCGTCGTCGAGGACTCCGAAAACGGGATCGAGGCGGCGGCTCGAGCCGATACCGTCGTCGTCGCGTACCGGATCGACGCCCACGGCGATATCGACCGCTCGGCGGCGGACGCGGTCGTCGATTCGCCAGCGGAACTGCAGGGGACCGTCCTCGAGTTGGTCGCGTAGAAACTGAGCGGACGCCGACACCGCGCACAGCATTCGCTCGTCGCGTACCTACGCGACGTCGACTGTCCGCCGCTCCTCGAGCGGAAGCAACGGCTCCTCGGGGAAGGCGACGCTGACGGTGTACTCGAGTTCGTTCGCGTCGGCACCGAAGACGCCGACGGGGACGGTCTCCTCGTCGCGCAGGTAGGTGTTCGTACTGGACATCTCGATCCCGTTGACGGTTACTCGGATGCCGGCTCGAGCGGGTTCGCCGACGTTTCGAACCGTCACGTCGCAGACCTCGTTCTCGCCCGTCGGGATCGCCTCGGGGAAGTTGCCCCAGTCGACCTCGATCGACGGCAGCGATTGGCCCCCCTCGTAGACGCGTTCGGCGACGCCCGCCGACAGACCGGCATCGACGAGTCCCTCGATGC
It includes:
- a CDS encoding tubulin/FtsZ family protein, coding for MQLEVIGIGGAGCQIVDAIRAAEPADRSFVADVFAFDTDGEALPKYTDVPESHRYQYGQDVGLDAGLDGELQRGLEVGEEHVDELERVLDRGASAAADGFLVAVGLGGATGGGTVPALVATLQRRYDEPVYVLATLPADREFEPAVDGAPEAGRADTPPENGGGSSESGSAIASETANGPSRPNAAANAIETLERLDGLASAIVPFDNERWLRTGEGLVDGRDRCNRELARRVTAVFAASAASGDSVAETVIDASDIGRVMGNETAVVSLGYGEQPVETGGSRFGLGLFATEPDVETSSAVSAVETVVRKGIHDTLTLECERDAAERALLIVGGPPAWLNRRAIAEGRGTLESTIGGRGILGGDAPRPDGEAVFAAVVFADVEPVDRLEELRAATQERHRV
- the endA gene encoding tRNA-intron lyase, translating into MSLEGRFDEAAGVVRVGDDARQRYHDSRGYGYPLEGNEIALSPVEAAHLLYRGDLEAIVDASGERLDFRSFVAREPGTKFGVRFLVYADLRSRGFYLSPAAEPWITDPPGGKADFAVFPRGKGPGDGEIAYVLRVISERTDVAADELRDGVLAVVDEESEITYFEVSRREPSGSSAAPLPDGCEADLLADRVVVWDPPLELYERGFYGQPLEGREYDEPTLQCSLLEAASLAERGVIDLDPERVRERGREVEGERFVRRLAVYTTLRERDVVPKTGYKFGADFRTYAEVESVENLGHSELLVRVHPDGYVFEPRDLALDVRLAHGVRKTMVFALVDDAGEIDWWSLERLTP
- a CDS encoding DUF91 domain-containing protein, with the translated sequence MIDDAIRVLAGDCTVIAEDTDREEYRGRVTTIVKPDNTVLVHDIDGYQPVAWLTRADSISSDRANDFTLVAKKDTQTLRIAAHDQDGFAHYPASAAGTPIGQCPDCGAALVRSSGVHCVGCGDRYGVPADATIRDEQCDCDCGLPRMRVERGLAFNVCLDRGCESLDAAVREAFDREWNCPEPNCGGDLRILRRGGLITGCEHYPDCETGFALPTGIVDGECGCGLPTFETASGTRCLDVTCDEVVDRTLEAESTMGD
- a CDS encoding TlpA family protein disulfide reductase, which gives rise to MVKRHWTAATTNRRSVIAGVATLPILGGCLEDDEEEEANEGVQRDPPFDVTAVDAPGSEGGTFEVPTSGQVQLINFIRITCPTSRGMLSRVGEAYDRLEASHDVGPDGSVHVMTLINGSSGAQPSRSELSDWWVEQDGYWTIGIDEPGALFDFYSVTGTPTTIAIDGTGEVHWRDRGGTTAGNLISGVETAFEDGNEVDG
- a CDS encoding DJ-1/PfpI family protein, with the translated sequence MADTTVEIVLFDGFDELDAIGPYEVFENAAQAGASLETTLVTLEETDIVTASHDLRVESQGTLGEPDVLLVPGGGWTTANEGVRAAVEGGVLPDTVDERYTEGATVASVCTGAMVLAEAGLLEGRPAATHPVAEDDLEAHAANVVDKRVVDDGDVLTAGGVTSGIDLALWLVEREFGEDVSSEVSEEMQYERSNVFG
- a CDS encoding HAD family hydrolase — translated: MNAVLFDMDGVLVNSEDYWVEFEREEILPWVVPDQDVDVAEVSGMNFREIYDYLEAEYETAVSREAYVERFSAAAEELYTERVDLLDGAHDLLERLDDEGVPTAVVSSSPHQWIGWVVERFDLEGEFDHVISADDIDAASKPEPDVFEYAADEVGVPAAECVVVEDSENGIEAAARADTVVVAYRIDAHGDIDRSAADAVVDSPAELQGTVLELVA